In the genome of Sulfuricella sp., one region contains:
- a CDS encoding ribulose-bisphosphate carboxylase: MDQSARYADLSLKEEDLIKGDGHILVAYTMEPAAGYGYLEVAAHIAAESSTGTNVEVSTTDDFTKGVDALVYFIDEAKGIMKVAYPNDLFDRNVTDGRAMIVSFLTLAIGNNQGMGDVKNLQMQDFYVPWSMLRLFDGPSKDITDMWDILGRPRVNGGYIAGTIIKPKLGLRPEPFAKAAYQFWLGGDFIKNDEPQGNQTFCPTKKVIPLVYDAMKRAMDETGQAKLFSANITADDHYEMLARADYILETFGPDANKVAFLVDGYVGGPGMITTARRQYPQQYLHYHRAGHGAVTSPSAKRGYTAFVLAKMSRLQGASGIHVGTMGYGKMEGGRDDRNIAYMIERDSADGPFYHQEWHGMKPTTPIISGGMNALRLPGFFENLGHGNVINTSGGGSYGHIDSPAAGAISLRQSYECWKAGADPIEFAKEHKEFARAFESFPGDADKIFPGWREKLGVHK, translated from the coding sequence ATGGATCAATCCGCACGTTACGCCGACCTTAGCCTGAAAGAAGAAGACCTGATCAAGGGTGACGGTCATATCCTCGTCGCTTACACCATGGAACCAGCTGCTGGTTATGGTTATCTGGAAGTGGCCGCGCACATTGCAGCCGAATCATCGACTGGTACCAACGTTGAAGTTTCCACCACCGATGACTTCACCAAGGGTGTGGACGCGCTGGTGTACTTCATCGATGAAGCCAAAGGCATCATGAAGGTGGCCTACCCGAACGACCTGTTCGACCGCAACGTGACCGACGGTCGCGCCATGATCGTATCGTTCCTGACCCTGGCAATTGGTAACAACCAGGGCATGGGCGACGTGAAAAACCTGCAAATGCAGGATTTCTACGTGCCTTGGTCCATGCTGCGCCTGTTCGACGGCCCATCCAAAGACATCACCGATATGTGGGACATTCTGGGCCGCCCCCGCGTCAATGGCGGTTACATCGCCGGCACCATCATCAAGCCCAAGCTGGGTCTGCGTCCCGAGCCGTTCGCCAAGGCCGCATATCAGTTCTGGCTGGGTGGCGATTTCATCAAGAACGACGAGCCGCAAGGCAATCAGACTTTCTGCCCAACCAAGAAAGTCATCCCGCTGGTCTACGATGCAATGAAGCGCGCCATGGACGAAACCGGCCAGGCCAAGCTGTTCTCCGCCAACATCACCGCTGACGACCACTACGAAATGCTGGCTCGTGCTGATTACATTCTGGAAACCTTTGGCCCGGATGCAAACAAGGTGGCTTTCCTGGTAGACGGTTATGTCGGCGGCCCCGGCATGATCACCACCGCTCGCCGTCAATACCCGCAGCAGTACCTGCACTATCACCGTGCCGGTCACGGCGCAGTGACTTCCCCAAGCGCCAAGCGTGGTTACACTGCCTTCGTGCTGGCCAAGATGTCCCGTCTGCAAGGTGCTTCCGGCATCCACGTCGGCACCATGGGCTACGGCAAGATGGAAGGTGGCCGTGACGACCGAAACATCGCCTACATGATCGAGCGCGATTCTGCTGATGGTCCTTTCTATCATCAGGAATGGCACGGCATGAAGCCCACCACCCCGATCATCTCCGGCGGCATGAACGCGCTGCGCCTGCCGGGCTTCTTCGAGAACCTGGGCCACGGCAACGTGATCAATACCTCCGGCGGCGGCTCCTATGGCCACATCGACAGCCCAGCGGCAGGCGCGATCTCCCTGCGTCAGTCCTACGAGTGCTGGAAAGCCGGTGCCGATCCGATCGAATTCGCGAAAGAGCACAAGGAATTCGCCCGCGCATTCGAGTCCTTCCCTGGCGATGCAGACAAGATCTTCCCAGGCTGGCGTGAAAAGCTGGGCGTGCA
- a CDS encoding LysR family transcriptional regulator, protein MLHLTLRQLKVFEFVAKNRSFSRAAEALHLSQPAVSMQVRQLEESVGLPLFEQMGKKIFLTEAGQEMFHCSRVIAGQLEEMEGVLGRMKGLDQGRLKITVVSTANYFAPQLLASFCQRHSGVTVSLDVTNREVLLQQLANNETDMAIMGQPPDGQDLGTESFMENPLVVIASPGHALAGKKGIPVKQLAGETFLVREAGSGTRSAMERIFQEHGIALNAGMVMSTNEAIKQAVQAGMGLGIVSLHTVALELETGRLAILDVESFPILRHWFVVHRQNKRLSPVAAGFKAFLLQEAAALMARNQASPLSSMPSS, encoded by the coding sequence ATGTTACACCTGACCCTGCGCCAATTGAAAGTATTCGAATTCGTGGCCAAAAACCGAAGTTTCTCGCGTGCTGCGGAGGCTCTTCATTTAAGCCAGCCAGCCGTGTCGATGCAGGTCAGACAGCTGGAGGAAAGTGTCGGGCTGCCTTTGTTCGAGCAAATGGGGAAAAAGATCTTTCTCACCGAGGCCGGTCAGGAAATGTTTCATTGCAGCCGGGTGATTGCCGGGCAGCTGGAGGAAATGGAAGGGGTGCTGGGGCGCATGAAGGGGCTGGATCAGGGGCGCCTGAAAATCACCGTGGTGAGTACCGCCAATTATTTCGCGCCGCAATTGCTGGCAAGTTTCTGCCAGCGCCATAGCGGAGTGACGGTCAGCCTGGATGTCACCAACCGCGAAGTGCTGTTGCAGCAACTGGCCAACAACGAGACGGATATGGCGATCATGGGCCAGCCGCCGGATGGCCAGGACCTCGGCACCGAATCCTTCATGGAAAATCCGCTGGTGGTGATTGCTTCGCCCGGCCACGCACTGGCGGGTAAAAAAGGCATACCGGTAAAACAGTTGGCGGGGGAAACATTTCTCGTGCGCGAAGCCGGTTCAGGTACGCGCAGCGCGATGGAGCGCATTTTTCAAGAGCATGGCATCGCCCTCAATGCAGGCATGGTGATGAGCACCAACGAAGCCATCAAGCAGGCGGTGCAGGCGGGGATGGGGCTGGGAATCGTCTCTCTGCATACCGTGGCACTGGAGCTGGAGACCGGGAGGCTGGCCATACTCGATGTGGAGTCGTTTCCCATTCTGCGCCACTGGTTTGTGGTGCATCGCCAGAACAAGCGTCTTTCTCCGGTGGCGGCGGGATTCAAGGCCTTCCTGTTGCAGGAAGCGGCAGCGCTGATGGCCAGGAATCAGGCTTCGCCGCTGTCTTCCATGCCCAGCTCCTGA
- the ntrC gene encoding nitrogen regulation protein NR(I) has product MQPIWIIDDDRSIRWVFEKTLTRAGIEFKSFSSAQEALSALETATPQVVVSDIRMPGESGLELLQHLKQRYPALPVIIMTAHSDLESAVSAFQGGAFEYLPKPFDIDHAVDLIRRAIDESMRQSGEQETLETAPEILGQAPAMQEVFRAIGRLSQSHVTVLINGESGSGKELVARALHRHSPRADKPFIAINTAAIPRDLLESELFGHERGAFTGAQAMRRGRFEQADGGTLFLDEIGDMPAELQTRLLRVLSDGQFYRVGGHSPIKVNVRVIAATHQDMEQRVKQGLFREDLFHRLNVIRLRLPPLRERREDIPLLAKFFLQKSAQELGVEAKKLSEAALRYLATLPWSGNVRQLENVCHWITVMAPGQNVEVPDLPPELREESQAPASADWTSALDSAANTAFDRGDKGIMEALTHQFERVLIAQALKHTGGRKIEAAQLLGLGRNTLTRKIQELGMEDSGEA; this is encoded by the coding sequence ATGCAGCCCATCTGGATCATTGACGACGACCGCTCCATCCGCTGGGTGTTCGAAAAAACGCTGACGCGGGCCGGCATCGAATTCAAGAGTTTTTCCTCCGCCCAGGAAGCGCTTTCTGCCCTGGAAACCGCCACACCCCAGGTAGTGGTGAGCGACATTCGCATGCCCGGCGAATCCGGCCTGGAACTGCTGCAGCACCTCAAGCAGCGCTACCCGGCGCTTCCCGTTATCATCATGACGGCCCATTCCGACCTGGAAAGTGCTGTTTCCGCCTTCCAGGGAGGCGCCTTCGAATACCTGCCCAAGCCCTTCGATATTGACCATGCCGTCGATCTGATTCGCCGCGCCATTGACGAAAGCATGCGGCAAAGCGGGGAACAGGAGACGCTCGAAACCGCGCCGGAGATTCTGGGTCAGGCCCCGGCAATGCAGGAGGTTTTCCGCGCCATTGGCCGCCTGTCGCAATCCCATGTCACGGTACTCATCAACGGCGAATCGGGCTCCGGCAAGGAACTGGTGGCGCGCGCCCTGCACCGCCACAGCCCGCGCGCCGACAAACCCTTCATCGCTATCAACACCGCAGCCATACCCCGTGATTTGCTGGAATCCGAACTATTCGGCCATGAGCGCGGCGCCTTCACCGGAGCCCAGGCAATGCGTCGCGGACGTTTCGAGCAGGCGGATGGCGGCACCCTGTTTCTGGATGAAATCGGTGACATGCCCGCCGAGCTGCAAACCCGCCTCCTGCGCGTGCTCTCCGACGGCCAGTTCTATCGCGTTGGCGGCCATTCCCCAATCAAGGTCAACGTGCGCGTGATTGCCGCGACCCATCAGGACATGGAACAGCGCGTCAAACAGGGCCTGTTTCGCGAAGACCTGTTCCACCGTCTGAATGTCATCCGCCTGCGCCTCCCGCCCCTGCGCGAAAGGCGCGAAGATATTCCGCTGCTGGCTAAATTCTTCCTGCAAAAGAGCGCCCAGGAGCTTGGCGTCGAGGCAAAAAAACTTTCCGAGGCGGCGCTCAGATATCTGGCCACGCTGCCATGGAGCGGCAATGTCCGGCAACTGGAAAACGTCTGTCACTGGATCACCGTCATGGCGCCGGGCCAGAACGTGGAAGTACCCGACTTGCCGCCGGAACTACGCGAAGAAAGCCAGGCGCCCGCTTCCGCCGACTGGACCAGCGCACTGGATAGCGCAGCGAATACCGCCTTTGATCGTGGTGATAAAGGCATCATGGAAGCGCTCACTCATCAGTTCGAACGCGTGCTGATTGCGCAGGCGCTCAAACATACCGGCGGGCGAAAAATAGAAGCAGCGCAGTTGCTGGGTCTCGGGCGCAACACCCTGACCCGCAAGATTCAGGAGCTGGGCATGGAAGACAGCGGCGAAGCCTGA
- the glnL gene encoding nitrogen regulation protein NR(II) translates to MIPPPFLGLEHLSTAVLLLDGGGLILYANPSAENLFEVSLNHICGHNLKQVFGADSPLVSAVEQILPGNTSFTEHELTLSTPSHALLSVSCTFTPVEAGTVRLILEFHQIDKQLKIAREERMLLQQQANQELVRNLAHEIKNPLGGLRGAAQLLELELPKPELKEYTQVIIKEADRLRSLMDRLLTPHRPPQYRMVNIHEVLERVRSLLLAEHSQGITIRRDYDTSLPDIYADQEQLIQVALNISRNAAQAMQGRGEITLRTRIARQVTLAKKRYRLALLIQIIDNGPGVPESIREKIFYPLVSGRDGGSGLGLTLAQSFVAQHHGSIECDSKPGRTCFTILLPVTETTTHS, encoded by the coding sequence GTGATTCCCCCGCCATTTCTCGGCCTTGAACACCTGTCCACGGCAGTTCTCTTGCTGGATGGGGGAGGACTGATCCTTTATGCCAACCCATCAGCTGAGAATCTGTTCGAAGTTAGCCTGAACCATATTTGCGGCCACAATTTGAAGCAGGTTTTCGGCGCTGATAGCCCGCTTGTTTCCGCTGTCGAGCAAATCCTCCCCGGCAATACCAGCTTTACCGAGCATGAACTCACTTTAAGCACCCCCAGCCACGCTCTCCTTTCCGTCAGCTGCACGTTCACACCCGTGGAAGCCGGCACCGTTCGCCTTATTCTGGAATTCCATCAGATCGACAAGCAGCTGAAAATCGCCAGGGAAGAGCGGATGCTGCTGCAACAGCAGGCCAACCAGGAACTGGTGCGCAACCTGGCCCATGAAATCAAGAACCCGTTGGGGGGGCTGCGCGGAGCGGCGCAGTTGCTGGAACTGGAGCTCCCCAAGCCGGAACTGAAGGAATATACCCAGGTCATCATCAAGGAAGCGGACCGCTTGCGCTCGCTGATGGACCGCCTGCTCACACCGCACCGCCCGCCTCAATATCGCATGGTGAACATCCATGAAGTGCTGGAACGGGTTCGCAGCCTGTTGCTGGCCGAGCATTCTCAAGGAATCACCATCCGGCGTGATTACGACACCAGCCTGCCGGATATTTACGCCGACCAGGAACAGCTGATTCAGGTTGCGCTCAATATCAGCCGCAATGCCGCTCAAGCCATGCAGGGCCGGGGAGAAATCACACTGCGTACGCGCATTGCCCGCCAGGTCACGCTAGCAAAAAAGCGCTACCGGCTTGCTCTACTGATCCAGATTATCGACAACGGTCCGGGCGTGCCGGAAAGTATCCGCGAAAAAATCTTCTATCCCCTGGTATCAGGCCGCGATGGCGGCAGCGGCCTGGGGCTGACGCTGGCCCAATCGTTTGTGGCCCAACACCATGGCTCCATCGAATGCGACAGCAAACCCGGGCGTACCTGCTTTACAATACTGCTGCCGGTGACCGAGACCACAACCCATTCCTGA
- a CDS encoding DUF4124 domain-containing protein — translation MHVHCKFDQHPLNWPKIQRAPVNMLFFKRKIPLVHGAVALLTLLFVSASHAEIYKHVDAQGRVTYSNVPIKGATKLNLEPLTTVPGPRAKTSAPTPASFPKVDSDTQKKRDDTRRKILEEELATEEKLLADAAKKQSKEEIDLHEKNVSALKKELSSLK, via the coding sequence ATGCATGTGCATTGCAAATTCGACCAGCATCCCCTAAACTGGCCGAAAATCCAACGAGCTCCAGTTAATATGCTGTTTTTTAAACGTAAAATACCACTTGTTCATGGCGCTGTGGCCCTGCTGACACTTCTTTTTGTGTCCGCCTCACATGCCGAGATTTACAAGCATGTTGACGCCCAGGGACGCGTGACTTATTCGAACGTGCCGATAAAGGGCGCCACAAAACTCAATCTTGAGCCTCTGACTACTGTGCCGGGACCGCGCGCCAAGACCAGCGCCCCTACGCCGGCCAGTTTTCCCAAGGTGGACAGCGACACCCAGAAAAAACGCGATGATACCCGGCGCAAAATTCTGGAGGAAGAACTGGCTACCGAAGAAAAGCTGCTGGCTGATGCCGCCAAAAAGCAATCAAAGGAAGAGATCGATCTCCACGAGAAAAATGTCTCCGCGCTCAAAAAAGAGCTATCCAGCCTGAAGTGA
- a CDS encoding OsmC family protein, protein MKARIKWAGEASFIGESESGHAIVMDGPPDMGGRNIGPRPMELLLLGTGGCTSFDVVHILKKSRQQVTDCIAEIDAERATTDPKIFTRIHIHFIVSGLNLKAELVERAVKLSAEKYCSASIMLGKSAEITHDFEIVEPS, encoded by the coding sequence ATGAAGGCACGCATCAAATGGGCTGGAGAAGCCAGCTTCATCGGCGAAAGCGAAAGCGGTCACGCAATCGTGATGGATGGCCCGCCTGACATGGGAGGGCGCAATATCGGGCCGCGCCCCATGGAACTACTGCTACTTGGGACGGGTGGCTGCACTTCTTTCGATGTGGTTCACATCCTGAAAAAAAGCCGCCAGCAGGTCACCGATTGCATTGCCGAAATCGATGCCGAACGCGCCACAACCGACCCCAAGATATTTACCAGGATTCACATCCACTTCATCGTCAGCGGATTAAACCTGAAAGCAGAGCTGGTTGAGCGCGCAGTAAAACTTTCTGCCGAGAAATACTGCTCAGCCTCCATCATGCTTGGAAAAAGCGCCGAAATAACGCATGACTTCGAGATTGTTGAGCCGTCTTGA
- the rplM gene encoding 50S ribosomal protein L13 — protein MKTFSAKPHEVKRDWFLVDATDKVLGRLASEIASRLRGKHKAEYTPHVDTGDYIVVVNVEKLRVTGAKAEDKLYHRHTGYPGGLYTTNFTKMQQRFPGRVLEKAVKGMLPKGPLGYAMLKKLKCYSGPEHQHIAQQPKALEI, from the coding sequence ATGAAAACTTTTTCTGCAAAACCGCACGAAGTCAAGCGTGACTGGTTCCTGGTTGACGCCACGGATAAAGTTTTGGGGCGTCTGGCTAGTGAAATTGCATCGCGTTTGCGCGGTAAACACAAGGCTGAATACACGCCGCACGTGGACACGGGCGATTATATCGTGGTCGTGAACGTTGAAAAACTGCGGGTAACGGGTGCCAAGGCCGAAGACAAGCTCTACCATCGGCACACTGGATACCCTGGCGGTCTTTACACCACCAACTTTACTAAAATGCAGCAGCGTTTCCCCGGCCGAGTGCTCGAGAAAGCCGTCAAGGGCATGCTGCCAAAAGGCCCGCTGGGTTACGCCATGCTGAAGAAACTCAAGTGCTACAGTGGTCCTGAGCATCAGCATATCGCGCAACAACCTAAGGCATTGGAAATCTAA
- the rpsI gene encoding 30S ribosomal protein S9, with amino-acid sequence MIGNYNYGTGRRKSSVARVFLKSGSGNIVVNGKPVDVFFSRETGRMVVRQPLELTNNLTSFDIMVNVAGGGESGQAGAIRHGITRALIDYDTDLKSALSKAGLVTRDAREVERKKVGLRKARRRKQFSKR; translated from the coding sequence ATGATCGGTAATTACAACTATGGTACCGGCCGCCGCAAGAGCTCGGTCGCACGCGTGTTCTTGAAGTCCGGTTCGGGCAACATTGTCGTCAACGGCAAGCCAGTGGACGTTTTCTTTTCCCGTGAAACTGGCCGCATGGTCGTTCGCCAGCCGCTGGAATTGACCAATAACCTCACTTCTTTTGACATTATGGTCAACGTGGCAGGTGGCGGCGAGTCTGGCCAAGCTGGCGCGATACGTCATGGTATTACGCGTGCCCTGATCGACTACGACACTGATCTGAAGAGCGCACTCTCCAAGGCTGGTCTGGTGACTCGCGATGCTCGTGAAGTTGAGCGTAAAAAAGTCGGTTTGCGCAAAGCGCGCCGTCGCAAGCAATTCTCCAAGCGTTAA
- the argC gene encoding N-acetyl-gamma-glutamyl-phosphate reductase has product MIKVGIVGGTGYTGVELLRLLAQHPEAKLEAITSRKEAGMAVSDMFPNLRGRVNLKFQDPAEAPLHQCDVVFFATPNGVAMQQAKTLVDAGVKVIDLAADFRIKDISVWERWYGMQHACPDLVEEAVYALPEINRGEIPGARVIANPGCYPTAVQLGFLPLIEAGVIELDGLVADCKSGVSGAGRKAEVHALYSEASDNFKAYGVAGHRHLPEIVQGLSLRAGSPVGLTFVPHLTPLIRGIHATLYARLNKDVDIQALYEERYANEYFADVMPAGSHPETRSVRSANFCRIAVHRPQGGDTVVILSVIDNLVKGAAGQAVQNMNILFGLPESTGLQQIPILP; this is encoded by the coding sequence ATGATCAAGGTGGGTATTGTAGGAGGTACCGGATATACCGGTGTGGAGTTGTTGCGTTTGCTGGCGCAACACCCCGAGGCGAAACTTGAAGCCATTACCTCGCGCAAGGAAGCCGGGATGGCGGTGAGCGACATGTTCCCCAACCTGCGTGGGCGCGTAAACCTGAAATTTCAAGATCCGGCCGAAGCGCCCCTGCATCAGTGCGATGTGGTGTTTTTCGCCACGCCCAACGGCGTTGCCATGCAGCAGGCCAAGACCCTTGTGGATGCCGGGGTGAAGGTAATCGACCTGGCAGCGGATTTCCGCATCAAGGATATTTCCGTGTGGGAAAGGTGGTATGGCATGCAACATGCCTGCCCGGATCTGGTTGAGGAAGCCGTGTATGCCTTGCCGGAAATCAATCGGGGAGAAATTCCTGGTGCTCGTGTGATTGCCAATCCAGGCTGCTATCCAACGGCTGTCCAGCTTGGCTTTCTGCCACTGATTGAAGCAGGGGTTATCGAGCTTGATGGCTTGGTCGCAGATTGCAAATCGGGTGTTTCAGGCGCCGGGCGCAAGGCGGAGGTTCATGCTCTATATAGCGAGGCATCGGATAACTTCAAGGCCTATGGCGTCGCAGGCCATCGCCATTTGCCGGAGATTGTTCAGGGTCTGTCGCTCCGGGCCGGTTCTCCGGTCGGTCTGACATTTGTGCCTCACTTGACCCCTTTGATTCGGGGTATCCATGCCACGCTTTACGCCCGGCTGAACAAGGATGTGGATATTCAGGCGCTATATGAAGAGCGCTATGCCAATGAATATTTTGCCGATGTGATGCCTGCCGGAAGCCACCCAGAGACCCGTTCGGTGCGATCAGCCAATTTCTGCCGCATCGCGGTACACCGTCCGCAAGGCGGCGATACGGTCGTGATCCTGTCTGTCATTGAC